The nucleotide window GTGCGGGGAAGAGCCCTTTCTTCCAACGACCATCCCTTTTCCGCAAATGCCCTCTCAGCAGCAACCGCAATGGCTGCCGGTTTCGCAGGCCGGGGACAGAGGCTGCTCGGGATCGGCTTCCGGAGCGGTCAGCGCCGGATTCGGAGCGAGGGTGCCGAGGCCCAGCTTGGAAAGCAGCGCACGGTCCTTTTCCACCGCCGGGTTCTTCGCAGTGAGGAGCTTGTCTCCGTAGAAGATCGAGTTGGCACCGGCAAAGAAGCACAAGGCCTGGGCTTCGTCGGAGAGACGGGTGCGACCCGCGGACAGGCGGACCTTTGCCTTCGGAATGGCGATGCGGGTGACGGCGATCATGCGGGCCAGGTCGAGCGGATCGACCTGCGGATTCTCCGCGAGCGGAGTGCCGGGCATTGGCATCAGCGAATTGATCGGCACGCTCTCGGGCTGCGGATTGAAGCTGGAAATGACCTCCAGCATTTTCAGACGGTCGTCGATGGTTTCACCGAGGCCGAGGATGCCTCCGCAACACACCGACATGCCGGCCTTCTGCACGTTCGAGATCGTGCGCAGGCGGTCCTCGTAGGTATGGGTGGTGACGATGTTCGGGTAATGCTCCGGCGAGGTGTCGAGATTGTGGTTGTAGGCGGTGACGCCGGCTTCCTTCAGGGCCACGGCTTCGTCGGGACCGAGTTCGCCGAGGGTCACGCAGACCTCCATGCCGAGCGAGGAGACATCGCGGACGATGTCGAGCACCTGTTCGAAACGCTGCGTGCCACCGCGGACACCGCGCCAGGCGGCACCCATGCAGAAGCGGGTGGAGCCGGTTTCACGGGCGGCGCGGGCGCGCTCCATGATGGTGTCCTTGCTCATCAGGCGCTCGATTTCGATGCCCGAGTTGTAACGGGCGGACTGGGCGCAGTAGGAACAGTCCTCCGAGCAGCCGCCGGTCTTGATGGAAAGCAGGGTGCAAAGCTGGACCTCCGATTCCGGCCAGTTCGCCTCATGAACGGCGCGGCTCTGCTTGAGCAGTTCGAAAAACGGGAGGGAGTGGAGACGCTTGAGCTCGGAGAATGTCATGACGGGAAATCAATCGAAGGTCGGAAAACAGGAGCGAGCAGGGGATCAACGGATCCAGCCGCCGGAGGCGACAGGCAACGTGCCTTGGCCGACCTGATCGTAATTGGTGGCACCGCGTGCGCCTTCCAGCGCCGTGCCGGTGGCGGCCTTCCACTTGTCGCTCATGCTTTCCGCGGTGTGGCAGCCCCAGCTCTTGCAATAGGCGTTCTTGGCGAAGACCGAGGAGCGCAGCCGACCCAGGTCGTTCTGGTGCAGCCACGAGGTGCTGGCGGCCATGACCTCATTGCCGTAGTCGAACATGAAGCAATAGCGGTTCGAGTGGCCGAAGTAGTCGAAGGTCTGGATCGAGCCGCTGGGGCGGTTGTTGATCGCGCGGATCACATCACCGCCGCTGTTGACCCAGATCAGCGTGGCACGCCGGGCGGCGGCGAGTTCGGTGAGCCAGGTGGTGTAGGGCTTGCCGTCTTCCCGGCCACGCGCGGCGTAGGCGGGTTGATAGACGATCCAGACGAGAGGGGCATCCTTGCCGTAGGCGGTGCGGATCTCCGCCATGCGCAGGGTGGAGGCTCGCACGAAATTCGCCCACCAGCGGTCGTGCTGGTCTTCCGGTGTGCGCAGGTTCTCCCAGCGCCGAAGCGTTGGTCCGCCGGTGAGAATGACGTGATCCGCCGAGGTGACGGCGGTGAGGGTCAGAAACGCGGCGGCGAGAAAGCGCGGAAGACGTGCCATGGCGGGAGGATGCGGTGGTATTTCGGAAAATCGAAGCAAGAAATCGGCCGTTAGAGCACGGCGGCGATCTTTTCGAGGCCCTCCAGCATGCGGGCGCGGGGGCAGCCGAAATTGAAGCGGATCCAACCCGGCCACTGGAAGAACGCGCCATCCGAGAGGAACAGCCCGGCATTCTTTTCGAAAAACAGCGCCGGGTTGTCGTGGCCGAGCGCGCGGGCATCGATCCACGCCAGATAGGTGGCCTCGCCGGGGTGGATGATCAGGCCGGGGCAGCGGTCGCGGATGAAATCGACCAGCGTGTCGCGGTTCTGGCGCAGGTAGGCGATGAGTTGTTGGCGCCACGGCTCGCCATGGCGGTAGGCGGCCTCGGCGGCGTGGTACGAAAGGGCGCTGATCTCCGTGAGGGTGTGGCCCTTGGCGGCGTTGAAGCGGCGGCGCACGGAATCGTCCGGGATCACGGCGAAGGCGTAGCCGAGGCCCGCGATGTTCCAGGTTTTGCTCGGGGCGAGCAGGGTGATCGTGCGCTTCTGGAATTCCTCCGGAAACGTCAGGGCGGAAATATGCGGTGTGGCGGCCTCATCCAGCACGAGGTCGCAGTGGATCTCGTCCGAGACCAGGATCAGGTCGTTTTCCTCGCAGAAGATCGCGAGTTTCTCCAACTCGTAACGGCTGAAGACGCGGCCCAGCGGGTTCTGCGGATTGCAGAGCAGGAAGACCTTGGTCTGCGGCGTGACGGCGCGCTCCATCGCCGCCCAGTCGAAGGTCCAGCGGCCATCCTCGAAGGTGTGATCCACGGTGATCAGTTCCGCGCCCGCGTCCTTGTGGACATTGAGGAAGGGCGGATAGACCGGCGTGCAGGTCATCACGGCCTCGCCGCGCTGGCAGAAGGCGCGTGTGGCGAGGGAAAGCGCGGGCACCAGACCGCCGAGGTGGACGACATGGGCCAGCGGAGTCTTCACCCCGATCCGGCGCTCCAGGTATTCGAGCACGGCTTCATTCAGGCCTTCATGTGCCTGCGCGTAGCCGAAGATGCCGTGGTCGACGCGGCGATGGATGCCTTCCAGAATTTCCGGGGCGGAGGCGAAATCCATGTCCGCGACCCAGAACGGGTCGAGCTCCGGACGGCGGTCGAACTTGATGCAGCCCGTTCCCTTGCGGTTGATCGGCGTGTCGAAATCGAATGTCACGCCGGGGGATGTAGCCCGCCGGGGGCCGCGGGCAAATGATTTTGCGAAAGGTTTTTTCAGGAGAGGTCCCGATACATGCGTGCGGTGCCAAGGGTGATTGGGTTTGACGGAGTCCAACAATTCGGCTTTCGTGGCGCTGTTCCGTCTGGTGATCCACGTGTTGAACGTGGCACTGGGATGGAAAACGACCGACTGACCGGAATACCGGAGGGAGGCCGCGGTTCAAGAACTCGCGCAACCCCATCCCTCATTTGCCCATTTATTCCGTGAAGTCCATTTCCGCCCGGTCCCTCGCAGCGAGGTCATGGGGCTGTTGTTGCCGCTTCTGACGGCTGCCCGGACGGCTTTCGTCCGCCGGGTTTTCGCGTCCGTCCGTTTCTCCTCCGCGCGGCCGTGTGCCCGCATGTCTCCATCCCATTGATTGCATCTCTCCATGAGTCCACAGCCCCAATCCTCCGCTCCCTTGAGCCTGAGCGCCCAATCCGCCCGCAACCTCGCCACCGCGACCGTCACCCCGCCGCAGTGGGATGAGATCACGCCGCGGTGGCTGCTGAAGCTGCTGCCGTACGTCGATGTCGACGGCGGCGTCTATCGTGTGAACCGAGTGAAGCAGAAGGAGGGCGCGCCGACGCTCGACCTGCTCACCGTCGATGACGGCGAACCGAAACTCCCCGCGACCTTTGTCGACTACGAGGAAGATCCGCGCGAGCACCATCTTAGTACGATCCAGACCGTACTTCACACCCACACCCGGATCACCGATCTCTACAGCAATGCCATCGACCAGCTCCGCGAGCAGGTGCGCCTGACGGTGGAAGCCGTAAAGGAGCGCGAGGAATGGGAGCTGCTGAACCATCCGCAGTTCGGCCTGCTCCATGAAGTGGCTCCGGAACAGGTGATCAAGACCCGCAGCGGTCCGCCGACGCCGGATGACCTGGATGAACTGCTGGCGAAGGTATGGAAGAAGCCCGCTTTCTTCCTCGCCAATCCGAAGGCCATCGCGGCATTCGGCCGGGAGGCCACCCGCCGTGGCGTGCCGCCGCCAACCGTGACCCTCTTCGGCTCGCCGTTCATCACCTGGCGCGGCATCCCGCTCATCCCGACCAGCAAGATTGCGGTCGATGATTCCGGAAAGACCAGCTTCCTGCTGGTACGCGTCGGTGAGAACCAGCGCGGTGTCGTTGGTCTCCAGAAGGCTGGTGTCACCGGTGAGATCGAACCCGGACTCTCCGTGCGCTACATGGGAACCGACGAGCGGTCGCTGGCCTCACATCTGGTGACGCGCTACTTCTCCGTGGCCGTGCTGGGCGAGGATGCCATCGCGCGTCTGGACGATGTCTTCATCGGGAACTACCATGAGTATGTCTATCCCAAGGCTTGAGCTGCCCGGCTCCGGCAGTCCCGTGCCGGGAGATCCTTTCGGTACGGAACTGATCGGTCGTCTGGCCAATGAGTTTTTCCGCGAAGACTTCCAATCTCCGGTACAGGCTCCGGACTTGCCGTTGGTTTCCCGTGAGACCGTGGCGGAGAAACCGGAAGCCGGTTTGTCCGGTGGGTTTCCAACAGCAGCGTCGTCAGCCACGCCGCCTGTGCATCCCACCGTGGTGGGGGCGGCACCCGGGGATGTGGATGACTACGCGGACTCCGGCGGCCACGAGAGCGGCTCGGCGGATTCGTATGAGTTTGGCGAGCCGCGTTCGTATGCGGACGGCCTGCATGGTCACGTGGCGGAGTCGCGTGGCCGGGATCTGCCCGCGGACCGGAATTGGCGGCCGGAGCCGGAACCGCCCGCGTCTGTTCCCGGTGCGAATGAAACGCAGTACTATTTCCTTCAGGGAGTACGGGATCTATCCGCGCCAATGACGGAAGAGGCCGTTGCATCAGGAGTCGCCGGGTTGAGTCCTTTCGATGTCAGCGCGATCCGGAAGGATTTCCCGGCGCTGCATCAGCGGGTCAATGGTCGACCTTTGGTGTGGCTGGACAATGCCGCCACCACGCACAAGCCGCATGCGGTGATCGATGCGACCTCGTCATTCTATTCGCGGGACAACTCGAACATCCACCGTGCGGCGCACCAGCTCGCGGAACGTTCGACGGCGCTTTTCGAGGCGGGGCGTGAGAAAGTACAGCGTTTTCTGGGAGCCGCGGACAAGCACGAGATCGTGTTCCTGCGAGGCACCACGGAAGCGATCAACCTGATCGCGAACAGCTACGGTCGCCAGAACATCGGAGAGGGTGACGAGATCATCCTCACGACACTCGAGCACCACGCGAACATCGTGCCGTGGCAACTGCTCGCGCAGCAAACGGGCGCGGTGATCCGGGTGGTGCCGATCAATGATCGCGGGGAATTGATTCTCGAAGAGTTCGTCCGCTTGCTGAATCCGCGGACGAAGATCGTCTCCATCACCCACGTTTCGAACGCGTTGGGAACGGTGAATCCGGTGGAGCAGATCATTCAGCTCGCGCACGCTCATGGCGTGCCGGTGGTGGTGGATGGCGCGCAATCGACGCCGCACATCCCGATCAACGTCACGGCGTTGGATGCGGATTTCTTCGTCTTCTCCGCGCACAAGATCTTCGGTCCCACCGGCATCGGCGCGCTGTATGCGAAGCGGCACCTGCTGGAAGCCATGCCTCCATGGCAGGGCGGGGGACACATGATCAAGGATGTGACCTTCGAGCGAACGATCTACCAGAGCGTGCCGGAGAAATTCGAAGCAGGCACTCCGGATATTGCGGGTGTGGTGGGTCTTGGTGCGGCCGTCGATTACCTGATGGCCTTGGGGATTCCCGCGCTGGCGGCGTATGAGCACTCGTTGCTCGAATATGCCATGGAGGCGCTCGCCACCGTAACTGGATTGAAGCCGATCGGCACCGCAGCCAACAAAGCCAGCGTGCTGTCGTTCGTGATCCCGGGAATTCCAAACGACAAGATCGCCCAACATCTGGACCAACATGGCATCGCGGTGCGGGCGGGCCATCATTGCGCGCTGCCCGCGCAACGTCACTTCGGTCTGGAGACTACGGTCCGGCCGTCGCTGGCATTCTATAACACGCACGATGAGGTCGATCTCCTTGTCGAGGTCCTGAAGAAACTCCCCAAGCGCTGACTCTCATGTCCTCCATTTCCCCCACCGGCCTCAAGCGTCTGCTGGACGATCAACCGGATGCACTCGTGCTCGATGTGCGGACGCCTGTGGAGTACGCGCAGATCCACGTGCGTGAAGCTCGCTTGGAACCTCTGGAAAAATTCGAATCCGTGGATTCCATCGAGCGTCTTGAATTGCCGAAGGACAAGCCGGTTTACCTTCTGTGCCGGTCCGGCACCCGTGCGGCGAAAGCGGCGGAAGCCCTTCGCAAAGCAGGCTACGATCAGCCGGTGGTCGTGGAAGGCGGCACTCTCGGCTGGATCCAGGCCGGACTTCCGGTCGAACGGAGCGAGAAGAACATCATCAGCCTGGAGCGGCAGGTCCGCATCGGTGCCGGTGCATTGGTCTTGTTGGGAGTGATCCTGTCCTTCGCCATCCACCCGGCGTTTATTGCCCTGTCCGCATTCGTTGGCGGCGGATTGGTATTCGCTGGCATCACCGACTGGTGTGGCATGGGACTGCTGCTCGCCAAGGCCCCGTGGAATCAACACCACGAACCATGAAGAGGGACAGCCACAGCCAAACTGAAGCACGGGTGGAACCGGACGAACAGACCCTGGCAATCCTCGATCACTCGTTCGATCCCTACGTGGTGAGTCTGCTTGCTTCCTACGAGAAGATGGGCGGACTGAACATCACGGACTCGCTCAACACGCCCTCGAAGCGGGCGGTGGGCGAGATCTGCCGTGATCTGCTGCAGATCCTGTTTCCCGGCTTTCACGACAATGACTCGGTCGCGGTCGGTTCGCTGGAAATGGTGACGCGCGCGCGGCTCACCAGTGTGATCGAACGGCTCGCGGATCAGGTGCGGAAGAGCGTGCGCATCGGCAATCCGAACGTGCCGACCGGTCGCACGCCGCCGATCATGCAGCGGTTTTGCAAGGCCCTCTCGGTGGTGCGCGAACTGTTGCGGACGGACATCGAGGCCGCGTATGCCGCCGATCCTGCGGCATCCGGTTACGATGAGATCATCCTCGCATATCCGTATATCGAGGCCATCGCGATCCAGCGTTTGGCCCATCGGCTCTACCGGCTCGGTGCGCCGATCATCCCAAGGATGATGACGGAGTGGGCGCACTCGCGCACCGGCATCGACATTCATCCGGGCGCGCGCATTGGTCTGGGCTTTTTCATCGACCACGGCACCGGTGTGGTGATCGGGGAGACCTGCGTGATCGGAAACCACGTGAAGCTCTATCACGGCGTGACGCTGGGCGCGCGCAGCTTTGCGAAGGATGATGCCGGGAATGTCGTGCGCGGCACGCGCCGACATCCGCATGTGGAGGATAACGTGACCATTTTCCCGAATTCCACGATCCTCGGTGGCGACACCCGCATTGGCGCGAACTCGACGATCGGAGCGAACGTCTTCCTCATGAAAAGCGTGCCGCCGAACACGCTGGTGATCTACGAAGAGAAGCAGTTGAGCTTTTACGACAAACTTGCGAAAAAGGTCCGTAGCAACGGCCTCGATTTTTCCATCTGATCATGA belongs to Luteolibacter ambystomatis and includes:
- the epsC gene encoding serine O-acetyltransferase EpsC; protein product: MEPDEQTLAILDHSFDPYVVSLLASYEKMGGLNITDSLNTPSKRAVGEICRDLLQILFPGFHDNDSVAVGSLEMVTRARLTSVIERLADQVRKSVRIGNPNVPTGRTPPIMQRFCKALSVVRELLRTDIEAAYAADPAASGYDEIILAYPYIEAIAIQRLAHRLYRLGAPIIPRMMTEWAHSRTGIDIHPGARIGLGFFIDHGTGVVIGETCVIGNHVKLYHGVTLGARSFAKDDAGNVVRGTRRHPHVEDNVTIFPNSTILGGDTRIGANSTIGANVFLMKSVPPNTLVIYEEKQLSFYDKLAKKVRSNGLDFSI
- a CDS encoding family 2A encapsulin nanocompartment shell protein, with the translated sequence MSPQPQSSAPLSLSAQSARNLATATVTPPQWDEITPRWLLKLLPYVDVDGGVYRVNRVKQKEGAPTLDLLTVDDGEPKLPATFVDYEEDPREHHLSTIQTVLHTHTRITDLYSNAIDQLREQVRLTVEAVKEREEWELLNHPQFGLLHEVAPEQVIKTRSGPPTPDDLDELLAKVWKKPAFFLANPKAIAAFGREATRRGVPPPTVTLFGSPFITWRGIPLIPTSKIAVDDSGKTSFLLVRVGENQRGVVGLQKAGVTGEIEPGLSVRYMGTDERSLASHLVTRYFSVAVLGEDAIARLDDVFIGNYHEYVYPKA
- a CDS encoding rhodanese-like domain-containing protein; translated protein: MSSISPTGLKRLLDDQPDALVLDVRTPVEYAQIHVREARLEPLEKFESVDSIERLELPKDKPVYLLCRSGTRAAKAAEALRKAGYDQPVVVEGGTLGWIQAGLPVERSEKNIISLERQVRIGAGALVLLGVILSFAIHPAFIALSAFVGGGLVFAGITDWCGMGLLLAKAPWNQHHEP
- a CDS encoding MalY/PatB family protein, with the protein product MTFDFDTPINRKGTGCIKFDRRPELDPFWVADMDFASAPEILEGIHRRVDHGIFGYAQAHEGLNEAVLEYLERRIGVKTPLAHVVHLGGLVPALSLATRAFCQRGEAVMTCTPVYPPFLNVHKDAGAELITVDHTFEDGRWTFDWAAMERAVTPQTKVFLLCNPQNPLGRVFSRYELEKLAIFCEENDLILVSDEIHCDLVLDEAATPHISALTFPEEFQKRTITLLAPSKTWNIAGLGYAFAVIPDDSVRRRFNAAKGHTLTEISALSYHAAEAAYRHGEPWRQQLIAYLRQNRDTLVDFIRDRCPGLIIHPGEATYLAWIDARALGHDNPALFFEKNAGLFLSDGAFFQWPGWIRFNFGCPRARMLEGLEKIAAVL
- a CDS encoding cysteine desulfurase, which translates into the protein MSIPRLELPGSGSPVPGDPFGTELIGRLANEFFREDFQSPVQAPDLPLVSRETVAEKPEAGLSGGFPTAASSATPPVHPTVVGAAPGDVDDYADSGGHESGSADSYEFGEPRSYADGLHGHVAESRGRDLPADRNWRPEPEPPASVPGANETQYYFLQGVRDLSAPMTEEAVASGVAGLSPFDVSAIRKDFPALHQRVNGRPLVWLDNAATTHKPHAVIDATSSFYSRDNSNIHRAAHQLAERSTALFEAGREKVQRFLGAADKHEIVFLRGTTEAINLIANSYGRQNIGEGDEIILTTLEHHANIVPWQLLAQQTGAVIRVVPINDRGELILEEFVRLLNPRTKIVSITHVSNALGTVNPVEQIIQLAHAHGVPVVVDGAQSTPHIPINVTALDADFFVFSAHKIFGPTGIGALYAKRHLLEAMPPWQGGGHMIKDVTFERTIYQSVPEKFEAGTPDIAGVVGLGAAVDYLMALGIPALAAYEHSLLEYAMEALATVTGLKPIGTAANKASVLSFVIPGIPNDKIAQHLDQHGIAVRAGHHCALPAQRHFGLETTVRPSLAFYNTHDEVDLLVEVLKKLPKR
- the bioB gene encoding biotin synthase BioB, yielding MTFSELKRLHSLPFFELLKQSRAVHEANWPESEVQLCTLLSIKTGGCSEDCSYCAQSARYNSGIEIERLMSKDTIMERARAARETGSTRFCMGAAWRGVRGGTQRFEQVLDIVRDVSSLGMEVCVTLGELGPDEAVALKEAGVTAYNHNLDTSPEHYPNIVTTHTYEDRLRTISNVQKAGMSVCCGGILGLGETIDDRLKMLEVISSFNPQPESVPINSLMPMPGTPLAENPQVDPLDLARMIAVTRIAIPKAKVRLSAGRTRLSDEAQALCFFAGANSIFYGDKLLTAKNPAVEKDRALLSKLGLGTLAPNPALTAPEADPEQPLSPACETGSHCGCC